The Myotis daubentonii chromosome 1, mMyoDau2.1, whole genome shotgun sequence genome includes the window TTTAGGTAATCATAACTAATCAATTTGTATAATGAAAAggcaattttgttttatttagttattcttcatttatttgctttgttGGCAGGATATGAAAATCTTAGATAGCTCAGCttacatggctcagtggttgagcattgacctatgaaccaggaagttacggtttgattcctggtccgggcacaggcctgggtttcaggcttgatccccagtagtggatgagcaggaggcagccaatcaatgattctctcccatcattgatgtttctatctctctccctctaccttcctctccgaaataaataaaaatatatatttaaaaaatcttagatATATCAAgagcaaaaataatttcatattacTATGTTTAATTGTTATTCCTCTTCTACAGAGTACCTAGAGGGGACACTTTCTTGATTTGGGTAGAGATTAAATACATTCTTCTGGTTGTTCTTTTAAAGACTTGCATTTCTGCCCAGGCccgatggctcagttggttgagcacagtcctgtgcactgaagggtcactggtttgattccccatctgggcacatacccagattttgGGTTTCATACTCCCATTAGGGTGTCtacagaggcaaccaatggatgtttctctctcacatcaatgtttttctctttctccctctgtaccttcctctctcttaaaaaaaaaaaaaacatattttggacAGAAAAAAGATTGTGGGTCTGATTCTggtagggcacatacctaggttgtgagttcaacccccagttggggcacgtgcaggaggcaacctattgatgtttctccttacatttctctctcacacacacactcttcctcactctctctataaaaaccaatgaaaacatatctgctcatgaggattaaaaaaaaaagacttgcccTTCACTTAAAGATTCTCACAATCATTAAAtacttttacttaatttttttaaaatatatttttattgatttcagagaagaagggagagagagagaaacattaataatgagagagaataattgatcagctacctcctgcacaccccctattggggatcgaccctgcaacctgggcatatgccctgaccggaaatcgaacatGTGACCTCATTCCTGGGTCCATGATCAACTGCTatgtcacacctggctgggcttaatttttaaattttacttaaattttaagCATAAACagatgtgaatttttaaaaattaagaaaaaatatatgtagacAGAGTTGAAGAATTTAACAAGtacttttgatttattttcccagaaaaaaaaattccaaaactcTAGAATTTTACTCTCCCCTCCATAAATATGAAACACTTTTACGAACAGGGAATAATTTATGTATTAACACGTATATgataaaagaaagggaaaaatctatgataaaatatttatgttgtatttttaaagatataagtaacatttaaataataaggtataaaataataattatggctatgacttcacttatttattctggtgtttttgttttccagGTCAAGTGATGATGGATTGAAAACAGATGTATTGCTTAAATTTCACTTTCTTCCTAACAATGCAGAAACAGTAAAAAGTCAAGCTGCTAACATTTTGCATCAgaagttaaaattaaatgaaagctTCTTGAAGATAGATACTTCATTGCTTTATCTTAAAGGTAAGAAATACCATTTTTCTCTCCATGCTATAGTTCACAATTTTACTATCTTCTCATCTACAGAGAAAGGATCTTTATTTCACcataaaatgaaaatgcttttcatttttaagtctCTCATTTACTTGATAATAAGCAAAAACCCAATCAACACCAAAATATTCCTTTGATTAATATGGAAATAATTAAGACAGAATAATTatgtaataattatataataaCACAAATATAATAGCAATTCCTCCTTTTTTGAAAGAGAGATATTAGTATAATTGTTTGAATTAAACATggatatgatttaaaaaaaaaaaaaacctatactCTGCTACTGTGCCATGAGAAGACTACCTTGTGTTACTTCTTTATAGCCACACCCAAACCCTCTGCCCATCTGTAGCCCCTGGAAACCCTAATCCATTCtccatctatctatactaataaaagggtaatatgcaaattagaccggatagaccagacatcttctgatAGTCTAGTCCTCCTtatggacaaagccatggtagcaggggtagaggcagaggtggttaggggtgatcaggctggcaggcagaggcagttagaggcgatcaggcaggtaggcagtcaggtgagtggttaggagccagcagttccagattggagagggtgcaggccaggctgagggattcccaccccccccccccccatgcacaaatttcacacaccggcctctagtgtaattatattatttcatgaatgttacataaatggaatcatacacttTATATCCTTTTGAGATTGTTATTATCGGCAAAACCTAATTCTAAGGGACTTACTCTAATAAACTCCCTACCCATAGTAATCTGCAGATGAATTTTATGTTCTCGGTTAGAGTCTGACTTACATTAAAGACTCCTTAATTTGCAGGTTTACTAAAATTTCACACAGCTTTCATTGTAGCAAAATATGGGTCTAGATTGCTCCTTATGCTATCTGGCATAAGGAGAAATTCATGTAATTGTGGGGAACAACTGAGCATGCTTTGCTTTCTATTTTACTTCATGATAAAAATGACTAACATATTTGAGGATTTGTTAGGATATTGGTGGATTTTGATTCCACAGGGAGCATCTGTGGACCAACCCTCGATGCCAGCTGTCTAAGATTCTTGAATGGCTTTACAGTAACACTACTGTGTGAATGAGGATGGAGGAGAACAGTGTCCAAACATATtagtatatatgtaaaagtgGTCTTAGGTTCTTTTCAGTTTcacttatattttaataaattggcATGGCATTAATCCGCCTTCATGGCAAAAAATAGCATCCTCTCTGCCAATGTTTTTATAACAATGAACCAGTATTTTCCTACAGTCCACATTTAGTAAGCATGAAGAGTTTAATTTATATCTAAACTACCCCTTTTCGTAGGATTTTATTCTATTGCCTTTAAATTAAGTATTTCCTAACTAATTCAGTTTCTTCCAAATAGAAATATTCATGTCATGCAGGTACAGTGTTTTAAATGATAATTGAAATTGCTGAGCAATCATCTTGTATTTTTTccagatataaataaaatacaagcagAGCACATTCTGAACAGTGGTAAGTTCAAAAATATCTGAGATGTTTTATAGATcaaataataaaacttaaaaacacttttaagagtttcttgctctagccagtttggctcagtggatagaccattggcctgcggactaaagggtcctggcttTGATTCCAGTGAAAGACACAttccccagttgtgggctcgatcccagtagggggcgtgcaggaggcagcctattaaatgattctcataattgatgtttcaatctctctcaacctttccctttctctaaaatcaattaaaaagagagagagagaagagtttcTCTACTCCCATCTTTACTATTTCCAAAAGTATATGATATCTCTAAATGGATACATGATTTAACTCTCCTCAAGGGAAAATTGGGAATTCATGTCACATGGGTTCTTTGGAAATAACTTGCTCTTCTTTATAGAAGGATTCACTGATGACTTCTTTTAAAGAGTTCCCTTTCAttttatctaatttatttttatttggttcaCTTTGTTAAAGTAGAAAATTTGTTTAGAAGTAAATGACATCCACTAACTTTAATATGTAAACTTAGATATTTATACTAAGTTATGTAATGGTTTTAATATTAGacaagtatttaaataaaatagtacaaATAGTATTTTTTTCCTGCAATAATTAGTATACATTTCACAATCAAAACCATCAAATATCATGGGGGTAAATGCTGCACCTAAGAACATGATcccaaaatataagaaaaaaaaataagtgaaattgcTTTAAATACATCAGGGAgggtattaaatattttatgttttaagttaACCATTTTTAGTATAAATTATTATTCTATCATGTAATTTTGATTAAATTTTAAGGCCAGGCAAACCTATGAATGTTCCCATAttttactatgtgccaaataTACTTATACACATTGATAACTCTAGAAATAATCATCTTATTCTCTTATGACAGGTTGTGGTTTAGGGAGGGAGTCTCCATCCATGGAAAAAATTGCTAATGGTTATATTGCAAAGAAAGCTGATTGGCCATGGCAAGCTAGCCTGCAAATGGATGGCACCCACTATTGTGGTGCCTCTTTGATTAGCGAGGAGTGGCTCCTGACTGCAGCGCATTGCTTTGACACGTAAGTCCTCCGTCTGTACCCACAGGGTCACCAATGTCACTTCTTTTTCTCACCTTCACTTGCTATAATTCGTATCCCTTTTTCATCAATCATCTTAGGCCTCCCAATAGTATTCGTGATTCTTCTGGTAGGCTTAGAAAAAGTGACAATTACTGAATAGTACAAAAAATTAGAGTATCTTCAGCTTTAACTGAATATATATTCCCCAGCAATCTCAATTTTAACTAAGAATAAGCCAACACTGTCAAAATTTAAACACACTCGCCAGTTTTTCTGAGATAtattgtggattttttaaaaactctgctAATAATATCTCAACCCACAAACTTACATCTGATTATCCCATGAACTTACATCTGATTTTCCCACATGGATATCTTTGGTGctctacttttattatttatatactcATTGAAGATTTAACATCTGGGACACTTGGAGAAAATAAAGAGATATAGTAGCTCTAGCGAAATTCACATAAAATGTGACAATATTCTGGATAAAATTTAACCTAAAAGAAAGGATGAGAAAACACTGAACCAATTGTGgctctaatctctctctctctctctctctctctctctctctctctctctctctctctccctcccctcccctccctttctctctttctaagtatacatacatacatttaaatAACTATGCATGGACATAgtgatatgtatatgtatgtatacaatatctctaatttttattcaactatattttcttcaaaaaatagCGATAATCcattggtttctttaaaaaaaaaatacaaactccCCCTGGAAGAGTATACTTTAAGCTACATgaggatggggggatttgtcatCAGCGAAATCAATGCAAAACAGCTCTAGGGGAGCAGCCTTAAATGAGAAGGTGGAAGGATCCCCATCTACTATCACCCTTCTCCCACCCTATGCCCCCTGCTCATCCAGAGTCCTGGGTAAATTTAGATCAGAAATGAACCAACAATAATCCTTCTAATCTGTGATCAGTTACAAAAACCCCAAACTCTGGACGGCTAGTTTTGGAACCACGCTAAGCCCTCCGCTAATGAGAAGAAGGGTGCAGTCAATCGTCCTTCATGAGAACTATGCTGCCCATAAGCACGAAGACGACATCGCGGTGGTGAGGCTCTCCGCTCCCGTCCTGTTTTCCGAAGACGTGCACAGAGTCTGCCTCCCGGATCCTGCATTTGAAGTCTTGCCTAAGAGTAAAGTGTTTGTCACCGGATGGGGAGCACTGAAAGTAAAAGGTGAGTATctcagtaaaaaaacaaaaacctccatCTGAGAGGAAATATGAAATAAGACACCAagtcaaaatacagaaaataagagaTTAAACCATTATGTCCCATGAAAAATATGGCCGAAACAACAAACAAAGACCAGATATTGTGACTTATGAAAACTTTGGCTATTACTATTACACAGtatttatgtttattatattctttaGGGGTTTCTCTAAAAACTAGTTATAACTTttcaaacataattaaagcatattttttcatatgatttttttttctttcattgctctTTCAGATGTAAAGATTCTGTTATGGCTACATAATTCTTAAAGTATGTTATTTGTGAGTAGTAGTAATGTATCATAAACAGAACTAGTCTTAAGAGAGCAATTTGAATGACATTCCTGATGCTGAATATTAAATGGGGCCTTCTGATCCATGTATCTATAAAACAGTTTTTTGAGTTTGAGAGTTTATGAAGTTGACAAGTATGATATTTTACTATgcttaataatatataataaactgCTGATAGACATTTAAATAATGATGTAAGTTTCCAGTTCTGTTAAGCTGCACTCTTTACATATGGTTTAATCAGTCCTTGACTTTCTGATTCTCGTTCCAGGCTCTTATTATGAAGTTGTAGTCTTATTATGTTCTTGCTCAAAGTACAGCTTTTATCTACCGAGTCTTCATCAGTTGATTTTTATAGATATCTGCTCTCTTTCAATATGCACTCTAAAATTCTCAGTGTATCACAGGTTGATACACTGTTTTTATAACCTGAGAGTCCTTTTCCTCATTACTAAGGGATTGGCCTTGTTATATAGGGTATGGTGATAAGTATAAAGGAGAATTAAATGATTTGGAATTAGGCAAACTGCTTACTGATTGGAGAAGAAATATATAGCATCGACCACTAGGGCAGGACCATGACGCCACCTCTAGAACCTAATTAAACTTAACATCCCCCTTTCCAGAGTTGTAGTTTCGGAGTGATTTGTGAGTTCATCATGAATCATTCAATGCCCAAAAGTGTGCAGAATACTGCGTACTGACCTATCTATTGTTATAAGttgcatcctttaaaaaaaacctttattgttgaaaatattacacagGTCTTTTTTATGAAGCaataatattttatctatttgGTATTGAAGTTAATTCCTGATAGTAAAGTCTTGCTCTGTACTGCTTTTTCTAAAGGATTCTCAATTCCCAATATAAGTGTGTCATTTGAAGAGTGATAATCCAGATTTCCTGTAAATTAGGTAAACTGTGACAGATTTTCCCAGGTAGTGATAAATGCCCTGACTTTTTAATCTCCATTTAGCTAAGTGATCATTGCAAGACTCATAGCCAAGTGATCTTTGGTTtattcatctaaaaaaaaaatccatatttatCTTTGGTAATTGTGACAAGTATGAAGTAAGACAGTGGAAATAAGCATGCCAAGGGTGATAGCTAACACATAGAAAACAAAAGAGCATCCAGGAAATATAACTTGACTCCGAAGCGCTGTCATCAAGCCCAGAGCCCaacttctagaccagtggttctcaaccttcctaatgccgcgaccctttaatacagttcctcatgttgtggtgacccccaaccataaaattatttttgttgctacttcataaatgtaattttgctactgttatgaatcataatgtaaatatctgatatgcaggatgtattttcattgttacaaattgaacataattaaagcatagtgattaatcacaaaaacaatatgtaattatatattgtgaaatatttatttctaattacaaataaatgaaattttgtcttgaagcatggtgtagcatgggtaacagtcttaatataacaacagtaaactacattCTACATTTTGCACAATATGTATAAAAAGCCAACTTCAGTCAGTGCgaaggttgagattgcttctttctcaccagatcagaaattctcagggcagtctttgcaagagcacaacgaagatcatcttccacaacaagtctacttctgtatttagacttgataaccaacaagctTGAAAACCCTGTTTCATaaagatatgttgttggaaatggaagaagaaggcgCAACACAGTCTCAGATAGAACAGGATGttactgcaaacacttgatccagaattttgtaactggcattgtagagaaatcagttctcgctGCATCGTTGTTAgtaagttcaatgaactcctcttgtgctgtctcaggaacatcttcaactttgactgtgaatgggctctggcaagtgcaaatgggggGT containing:
- the LOC132227343 gene encoding transmembrane protease serine 11G-like, whose amino-acid sequence is MMYQPPIRSRRTSSLKPWMIALFVAAVVLVLAIIIGLLVYFLAFDQKKVHYFQTSFQIPSIEYHPDFSVEHSKIRTDLKQKINDEIDKIFQNSSLNHHYIESHVVNFRSSDDGLKTDVLLKFHFLPNNAETVKSQAANILHQKLKLNESFLKIDTSLLYLKDINKIQAEHILNSGCGLGRESPSMEKIANGYIAKKADWPWQASLQMDGTHYCGASLISEEWLLTAAHCFDTYKNPKLWTASFGTTLSPPLMRRRVQSIVLHENYAAHKHEDDIAVVRLSAPVLFSEDVHRVCLPDPAFEVLPKSKVFVTGWGALKVKGPFPNTLRQVEVEIISNDRCNEVHVYGGAVSSGMICAGFLEGKLDACEGDSGGPLVIARDRNIWYIIGIVSWGIDCGKENNPGIYTKVTHYRDWIKSKTTI